The window ATATTGGGCTTTTTCAAAGATATTGCTGCCTATCTTTTATTATTTATCTTTTATCTCGCGTTTAATATAGCAAAACCCTACTAATACTATTGCTAATTGGTGAATTTTCCTGCTATATAACAAAGACAGCTACTGTTTTAGGGTACCGTAATCTCATCTGATGGGTTTCAGCCTACAAGGAGTTGCCATGGACCAATTCACGATTAATTTTGTTGTAAATCGTAAGTTACGCGAATACATGAGCCAGAGTCATTATAAAAATGATATGTTTGAGTCTGCAGCTTCAGCTGCCGAACTTTATCTAATGAATAAAGCCGCAGTAAAATACTTAACGAAGAAAAATCGGTTTACGTGGGAGGCATTGGTAAAAAATGGCCATAAGCCTCGAGATCTTATTATTGATATTTTGACATCTTGTTGCCCCGTAACTCAGGACCAAGCCTTAAAAGTATTGAGCACGCTCTCTCATACTTTGATCTCTATAATGAGTGACAATAAGCTGTTTGCGAATGTTGTTAATGCGAAGAACCACCAGCCGCTGTATTGGGCTCATGTGGATTAGTGTGGTGTTTATATTGGTGAATGAAGCGGGAAATTCCCGCTTCATTATTAATGGTAGTGAATTAAATGATATGAAAAGCTTATTTTAAGCTATTTAATGCACTATCGTAATCAGGTTCTTCAGTAATTTCAGGAACTAATTGGCTATAGATGACGTTGTTGTTTTCATCTAAGACAACAACTGAGCGTGCGTTAAGGCCTTTTAATGGGCCACTAGCGATAGCAACACCGTAGTCATTAGCAAATGAATCGCTACGGAAAGAAGATAGCGTAACGACATTATCTAAACCTTCTGCACCGCAAAAGCGGGCTTGTGCGAAAGGTAAATCCGCCGAAATACATAATACTACAGTGTTATCTAAATCATTCGCTAGTTGGTTAAATTTGCGAACCGAGGCAGCGCAAACACCGGTGTCTACACTTGGGAAAATATTTAAAACTTTACGTTTACCTTCATAAGTTTCCAGCGTTGCTTCGCTGAGATCTTTGGTGACAAGGGTAAGGGGTTTAGCTTTAGAGCCCGCTTGTAAAAATACACCATTAACTGTGATGTCATTACCTTTTAATTTAACTGTCTGTGTCATGAATTTTTCTCCCGTTCATAAAGTGAGCCACTGTTAACTTAATCTATCTTCTAATAAAAAAGCTTTGCGATTAAAGTTTTTTTAATGGGCAGTTACACAGTGCTGAGTTTTACATTTTTACTAATGACCAAGTTTTATACAGAAATCTTATCTCTTACCTTGAGCCCTACAGGGGGAGAGCTAGGCAA is drawn from Providencia huaxiensis and contains these coding sequences:
- a CDS encoding ATP-binding protein: MDQFTINFVVNRKLREYMSQSHYKNDMFESAASAAELYLMNKAAVKYLTKKNRFTWEALVKNGHKPRDLIIDILTSCCPVTQDQALKVLSTLSHTLISIMSDNKLFANVVNAKNHQPLYWAHVD
- the tpx gene encoding thiol peroxidase, whose translation is MTQTVKLKGNDITVNGVFLQAGSKAKPLTLVTKDLSEATLETYEGKRKVLNIFPSVDTGVCAASVRKFNQLANDLDNTVVLCISADLPFAQARFCGAEGLDNVVTLSSFRSDSFANDYGVAIASGPLKGLNARSVVVLDENNNVIYSQLVPEITEEPDYDSALNSLK